A single Limanda limanda chromosome 19, fLimLim1.1, whole genome shotgun sequence DNA region contains:
- the ccn4a gene encoding cellular communication network factor 4a — MRWLLLWILAAGGIQQAFSQNSTAMPPATGVTSPYADPYNRTQYCKWPCECPGVPPACPPGVSLLMDGCDCCKTCARQVGEVCNEADTCDYHKGLYCDYSSDKPRYEKGVCAYMVGTGCEHDGVIYRNGQSFKPSCKYQCVCVNGAIGCVSVCTESQPPRVWCQTPRRVKVRGQCCEQWICDEPKRGRKTAPRHAVEALTAETGSWHKNCISQTTSWSPCSQTCGRGLSLRVSNANEQCELVKESRLCNLRPCEVDITKHIKPGKKCLNIYREEQPSNLTISGCTSKKLYRPKYCGVCTDERCCIPYKSKTIDVEFECPNGTGFTWKMLWVQACFCNLSCKNPNDIFAGLESYYGYPEVMN, encoded by the exons ATGAGGTGGCTCCTGTTGTGGATTCTAGCAGCAGGCGGGATTCAACAG GCCTTCTCCCAGAATTCCACTGCCATGCCGCCTGCCACAGGCGTCACGTCCCCATACGCGGACCCCTACAACCGGACACAGTACTGCAAGTGGCCCTGCGAGTGTCCGGGGGTCCCCCCCGCCTGCCCGCCGGGTGTGAGCCTCCTCATGGACGGCTGTGACTGCTGCAAGACCTGCGCCCGGCAGGTGGGCGAGGTGTGCAACGAGGCCGACACGTGCGACTACCACAAGGGACTGTACTGTGACTACAGCTCGGACAAGCCTAGGTACGAAAAaggagtgtgtgcat ATATGGTGGGAACCGGCTGTGAGCACGACGGTGTGATCTACCGTAATGGGCAGAGCTTCAAGCCCAGCTGTAAATaccagtgcgtgtgtgtgaacggTGCCATCGGCTGCGTGTCGGTGTGCACAGAGTCCCAGCCGCCCCGGGTGTGGTGCCAGACCCCACGTCGGGTCAAAGTTCGGGGACAATGCTGTGAGCAGTGGATCTGTGATGAACCCAAGAGGGGGCGCAAGACGGCGCCGCGACACGCAGTGGAGG ctttgacagctgagactgggaGCTGGCACAAGAACTGCATTTCCCAGACGACCTCCTGGAGCCCCTGCTCCCAGACGTGTGGCCGCGGCCTGTCCCTGAGGGTCTCCAACGCCAACGAGCAATGTGAGCTGGTCAAAGAGTCCCGCCTCTGCAACCTGCGGCCCTGCGAGGTGGACATCACCAAACACATCAAG ccaGGGAAGAAGTGTCTGAACATTTACAGGGAGGAGCAGCCCTCCAACCTCACCATCTCTGGCTGCACCAGCAAGAAGCTGTACCGGCCCAAATACTGCGGCGTCTGCACGGACGAGCGCTGCTGCATCCCCTACAAGTCCAAGACCATCGACGTGGAGTTCGAGTGTCCGAACGGGACGGGCTTCACCTGGAAGATGCTGTGGGTCCAGGCCTGTTTCTGCAACCTCAGCTGCAAGAACCCCAACGACATCTTCGCTGGGCTGGAGAGTTACTATGGTTACCCAGAAGTCATGAACTGA